Proteins from a single region of Akkermansiaceae bacterium:
- a CDS encoding MFS transporter has protein sequence MIDSTKPQRAVPERYLLLLLACVQFTHIMDFMVIMPLGPQLMRELHISPAEFGNIISAFAITAGIVGLAVAPFTDRFDRRHTLLFCYAGFTLGTLACGFSQTPQMLMLSRAVCGAFGGVSSATIMAIVADVVPAERRARGMGIIMTAFSAAAALGVPLGLKMAQLWKWEAPFLVIAGLAAVVWVMLFRILPPVRGHLQASRSAKPGHDFLLLIRDRNAWMGLVLMMAAVAGHFMIIPYLSPYLVGNVGLAEKNLFLVYLVGGVVTIFTGPLVGKLADQHGRYKVFIVMVVFACAIIFHLTTSGPLPLWHVLLNAAIFFIFASGRFVPAQAVISLAVPSSRRGAYMSLVSCTRDLASGVTAAIGGLIVTTGAGGQLLHFNRLGLIAIGMSLFSLVIFRLVRSAE, from the coding sequence ATGATTGATTCCACGAAACCGCAGCGTGCCGTTCCGGAGCGCTACCTGTTGCTGTTGCTCGCGTGCGTGCAGTTCACGCACATCATGGATTTCATGGTGATCATGCCGCTGGGGCCGCAGCTCATGCGGGAGCTGCACATTTCCCCGGCGGAGTTCGGCAACATCATCTCCGCCTTCGCCATCACGGCGGGCATCGTCGGGCTGGCGGTGGCCCCTTTCACCGACCGGTTCGACCGCCGGCACACGCTGCTGTTCTGCTATGCGGGCTTCACGCTGGGGACGCTGGCGTGCGGGTTCTCCCAGACGCCGCAGATGCTGATGCTTTCGCGCGCCGTCTGCGGGGCCTTCGGTGGCGTCAGCAGCGCCACCATCATGGCCATCGTCGCGGATGTGGTGCCAGCGGAACGCCGGGCGCGCGGGATGGGCATCATCATGACCGCCTTTTCCGCAGCGGCGGCGCTGGGCGTGCCGCTGGGGCTGAAGATGGCGCAGCTCTGGAAATGGGAGGCTCCTTTCCTGGTCATCGCCGGGCTGGCCGCCGTGGTGTGGGTGATGCTGTTCCGCATCCTGCCGCCGGTGCGCGGCCACCTCCAGGCCAGCCGCAGCGCGAAGCCGGGCCATGATTTCCTGCTGCTGATCCGCGACAGGAACGCATGGATGGGCCTGGTGCTGATGATGGCCGCCGTCGCCGGGCATTTCATGATCATCCCCTACCTGTCGCCCTACCTGGTCGGAAATGTGGGTCTGGCGGAAAAGAACCTGTTCCTGGTCTATCTGGTGGGCGGCGTGGTGACCATCTTCACCGGCCCGCTGGTGGGGAAACTGGCGGACCAACATGGACGGTACAAGGTGTTCATCGTGATGGTGGTGTTCGCCTGCGCCATCATCTTCCACCTCACCACCTCCGGGCCGCTGCCGCTGTGGCATGTGCTGCTGAACGCGGCGATCTTCTTCATCTTCGCCAGCGGACGCTTCGTCCCGGCGCAGGCGGTCATTTCGCTGGCGGTGCCGTCTTCCCGCCGCGGAGCCTACATGAGCCTGGTCTCCTGCACGCGGGATCTGGCGTCCGGGGTGACCGCCGCCATCGGCGGCCTGATCGTGACCACCGGTGCGGGCGGGCAGCTCCTGCACTTCAACCGGCTGGGCTTGATCGCCATCGGCATGAGCCTTTTCAGCCTGGTGATCTTCCGGTTGGTCCGCTCCGCGGAATGA
- a CDS encoding VOC family protein — MNPAPIDPRTTIGHVHLKVSDIERSLAFYCGVLGFRVTQQYGKGAAFIAAGGYHHHIGLNTWQSLNGQPPPPHATGLFHLAILYPDRPSLADALRRLAEAGITIDGASDHGVSEAIYLRDPDENGVELYRDRPQEEWPFTPEGELAMDTRPLDLAALLAEAP, encoded by the coding sequence ATGAATCCAGCTCCCATCGACCCCCGTACCACCATCGGCCACGTCCACCTGAAGGTCTCCGACATCGAGCGGTCGCTCGCCTTCTACTGCGGCGTCCTGGGCTTCCGGGTCACCCAGCAGTATGGGAAAGGCGCGGCCTTCATCGCGGCGGGCGGCTACCACCACCACATCGGCCTCAACACATGGCAGAGCCTGAACGGCCAGCCGCCGCCTCCGCATGCCACCGGCCTGTTCCACCTGGCCATCCTCTACCCGGACCGGCCGTCGCTGGCGGATGCCCTGCGCCGGTTGGCCGAGGCCGGTATCACCATCGACGGAGCCAGCGACCACGGGGTGAGCGAGGCCATCTACCTCCGCGATCCGGATGAAAACGGCGTCGAGCTTTACCGCGACCGCCCACAGGAGGAATGGCCGTTCACCCCGGAAGGCGAACTGGCGATGGACACGAGGCCGCTCGATCTGGCGGCATTGCTGGCGGAGGCACCCTGA
- a CDS encoding DUF1080 domain-containing protein, which translates to MKLTLLSTSLATLLLAGSSFAAEAVSIFDGKTLDGWKQNNGTAKYEVVDGTIVGTTAEGSPNSFLSTEKHYGDFELEFEVKVDDKLNSGVMLRSQTKDGKPDGRVNGPQVEIEASGEKGAEAGYIYGEAIGGWMTPKEKLVPHKKFKDGEWNHYKIIAKGPRIQVWINGEAVEDLTDEKVFASHPKGFISLQVHGIKKGTGPYKVAFRKITIKEL; encoded by the coding sequence ATGAAACTCACGCTCCTCAGCACCTCCCTCGCCACCCTCCTGCTCGCAGGTTCCTCTTTCGCGGCGGAAGCCGTGTCCATCTTCGACGGCAAGACCCTCGACGGCTGGAAGCAGAACAACGGCACCGCCAAGTATGAGGTCGTCGATGGCACCATCGTCGGCACCACCGCGGAAGGCAGCCCGAATTCCTTCCTCTCCACCGAAAAGCACTACGGAGACTTCGAACTGGAGTTCGAGGTGAAGGTGGATGACAAGCTCAACTCCGGCGTGATGCTCCGCTCCCAGACGAAGGACGGGAAGCCGGACGGACGGGTGAACGGCCCGCAGGTCGAGATCGAGGCCAGCGGCGAGAAAGGCGCGGAAGCCGGTTACATCTACGGCGAGGCCATCGGCGGCTGGATGACCCCGAAGGAAAAGCTGGTCCCGCACAAGAAGTTCAAGGACGGCGAGTGGAACCACTACAAGATCATCGCCAAAGGCCCGCGCATCCAGGTCTGGATCAACGGCGAGGCCGTCGAGGACCTCACGGACGAGAAGGTCTTCGCCAGCCACCCGAAAGGCTTCATCAGCCTCCAGGTCCACGGCATCAAGAAAGGCACCGGCCCTTACAAGGTGGCGTTCAGGAAGATCACGATCAAGGAGCTGTGA
- a CDS encoding sugar phosphate isomerase/epimerase gives MNRRNFLYTGLAATLALQTQRLFALEGGAVYRDNIGIQLYTLRNELKADTAATLKAVADAGYKQVEPFGFPDADALIKGSQDVGLKINSTHFQWESATKPKDDSFSDFLKIVEKAKGLGLSHLVVPYLHDGDRKTLDDYKRVAGNLNKAAAKAKEAGIQLCYHNHSFEFQPLEGGKSGFDIFTEEFSKDMKFELDLFWVKLGGIEPTDLIARLAGRVEQLHLKDLKEGIKTPEFGSVPKDAFKELGNGIIKTEPILVAAEKAGIKHCHVEQDQSPDALASIKQSIAYLKTL, from the coding sequence ATGAACCGCCGCAACTTCCTCTACACCGGCCTTGCCGCCACCCTCGCCCTGCAGACCCAGAGACTCTTCGCGCTGGAAGGTGGCGCGGTCTATCGGGATAACATCGGCATCCAGCTCTACACCCTCCGCAATGAGTTGAAGGCGGACACCGCCGCCACGCTGAAGGCCGTCGCCGATGCGGGCTACAAGCAGGTCGAGCCGTTCGGCTTCCCGGACGCCGACGCGCTCATCAAGGGCTCACAGGATGTCGGCCTGAAGATCAACTCCACCCACTTCCAATGGGAATCCGCCACCAAGCCGAAGGACGACAGCTTCTCCGACTTCCTGAAGATCGTGGAAAAGGCCAAAGGCCTCGGCCTGAGCCATCTCGTCGTCCCCTACCTCCACGACGGTGACCGCAAGACGCTGGACGACTACAAGCGCGTGGCGGGCAACCTCAACAAGGCGGCCGCCAAGGCCAAGGAAGCGGGCATCCAGCTCTGCTACCACAACCATAGTTTCGAGTTCCAGCCGTTGGAAGGCGGAAAGAGCGGCTTCGACATCTTCACCGAGGAGTTCTCCAAGGACATGAAGTTCGAGCTGGATCTCTTCTGGGTGAAACTCGGCGGCATCGAGCCGACCGACCTCATCGCCAGGCTCGCGGGCCGGGTGGAGCAGCTTCACCTCAAGGACCTCAAGGAAGGCATCAAGACCCCGGAATTCGGCAGCGTGCCGAAGGATGCCTTCAAGGAACTCGGCAACGGCATCATCAAGACCGAGCCGATCCTGGTGGCGGCGGAAAAGGCCGGCATCAAGCACTGCCACGTCGAGCAGGACCAGTCCCCGGACGCCCTCGCCAGCATCAAGCAGAGCATCGCGTATCTGAAGACGCTCTGA
- a CDS encoding fasciclin domain-containing protein, producing the protein MKTHTIPKMMLVLALSAVTPAAFAQNEDKADKKAATEEKIPAPGSVASVIHDGVTFSILAKLVKAAELEETLSGSGPFTVFGATDEAFGKLPSGALDKLLLPENKEKLRTLVTYHVIPGQFLSSSLKDGDVKTLSGDKVKVDVDDGGKKIELDDSKVVSTDVVATNGVFHAIDKVLVPKTLDGFAGLDHDD; encoded by the coding sequence ATGAAAACGCACACGATCCCAAAAATGATGCTCGTCCTCGCGCTGTCCGCTGTCACTCCTGCGGCCTTCGCCCAGAACGAGGACAAAGCTGACAAGAAAGCCGCCACGGAGGAAAAAATCCCTGCTCCCGGCAGTGTTGCCTCCGTCATCCATGACGGCGTGACTTTCTCCATCCTCGCCAAGCTGGTGAAGGCAGCCGAACTTGAGGAAACCCTCAGCGGCAGCGGCCCGTTCACCGTCTTCGGTGCCACGGACGAAGCCTTCGGCAAGCTGCCTTCCGGCGCGCTCGACAAGCTTCTGCTGCCGGAGAACAAGGAAAAGCTCCGCACGCTGGTGACCTATCACGTCATCCCCGGACAGTTCCTCTCCTCCAGCCTCAAGGATGGTGATGTGAAGACCCTCAGCGGCGACAAGGTGAAGGTCGACGTCGATGACGGTGGCAAGAAGATCGAGCTGGATGACTCCAAGGTGGTCAGCACCGATGTGGTCGCCACCAACGGCGTCTTCCACGCGATCGACAAGGTTCTCGTGCCGAAGACGCTCGACGGCTTCGCCGGGCTTGACCATGACGACTGA
- a CDS encoding alpha/beta hydrolase fold domain-containing protein: MRSIRLLVLVVATFASQAFSQPRILCLGDSITEGGSTFKVYRHVLAEKLDKAGIPVVFVGPKKDKAGLAHGGYGGKSIEQVAVEYGKFHAAHPADVVIIHSGHNHTVEEKPIPGIIRTAEEMITLARKDNPQVIILLAKVIPSGKLPKYEYIPELNKEIAKLAEKLKVTVVDQETGFDWKTDTIQDMVHPSASGAEKMGAKFFDALQPLLAKAPAAGATTVPIPAAIDALPETPQEALAKASKVLTYKTVDGLDLEMHVFLPDKPAADGKLRPGVLFIHGGGWVGGEPSVHAFESLHLSRQGMVCATIRYRLLGQGKKGKYSVAKSPGECLADAKSAMRFFRAHAAEFGMDPQRIAAGGGSAGGHLAAALNTIPGYDDPKDDLKVSPKADALVLLYPAFDLSGGWGGGIGSCKKAGMDPLKFSPATMADATFPKTLILVGKLDPVSPPASNTAFLGRMKKAGVSVELLTYAGKEHKLFERRKTDPHFQSYLIHSSRFFQELGWLPQRPLPPLPEVEHTVAK; this comes from the coding sequence ATGAGATCGATCCGCCTCCTTGTCCTTGTCGTCGCCACCTTCGCTTCGCAGGCGTTTTCCCAGCCCCGCATCCTCTGCCTCGGCGACTCCATCACGGAGGGCGGCAGCACCTTCAAGGTGTACCGGCATGTGCTGGCGGAGAAGCTGGACAAGGCGGGCATCCCCGTCGTCTTCGTCGGCCCGAAAAAGGACAAGGCCGGGCTGGCCCATGGCGGCTACGGCGGCAAGAGCATCGAGCAGGTCGCCGTGGAGTACGGGAAATTCCACGCCGCGCACCCGGCGGACGTCGTCATCATCCACTCCGGCCACAACCACACCGTGGAGGAAAAGCCCATCCCCGGCATCATCCGCACGGCGGAGGAAATGATCACGCTCGCCCGCAAGGACAACCCGCAGGTGATCATCCTGCTGGCCAAGGTCATCCCCAGCGGCAAGCTGCCGAAGTACGAATACATCCCGGAGCTGAACAAGGAGATCGCGAAGCTCGCTGAGAAGCTCAAGGTCACCGTAGTTGACCAGGAAACCGGCTTCGACTGGAAGACGGACACCATCCAGGACATGGTCCACCCCAGCGCCTCCGGAGCGGAGAAGATGGGCGCGAAATTCTTCGACGCCCTGCAACCGCTGCTGGCGAAGGCACCCGCCGCCGGGGCCACCACCGTGCCGATCCCCGCGGCGATCGACGCGCTGCCGGAAACCCCGCAGGAGGCTCTGGCGAAGGCGAGCAAGGTGCTCACCTACAAAACCGTCGATGGCCTCGACCTGGAGATGCACGTCTTTCTGCCGGATAAACCCGCAGCCGATGGCAAACTCCGCCCCGGCGTCCTGTTCATCCACGGCGGCGGTTGGGTCGGCGGGGAGCCGTCCGTCCATGCCTTCGAAAGCCTCCACCTTTCCCGTCAGGGCATGGTCTGCGCGACCATCCGCTACCGCCTGCTGGGCCAGGGCAAGAAAGGCAAATACTCCGTGGCGAAGTCCCCGGGCGAGTGCCTGGCCGATGCGAAGTCCGCCATGCGTTTCTTCCGCGCCCACGCGGCGGAGTTCGGCATGGACCCGCAGCGCATCGCAGCCGGTGGTGGCTCCGCGGGCGGACACCTCGCCGCGGCCCTGAACACCATCCCCGGCTACGATGACCCGAAGGACGACCTCAAGGTTTCGCCGAAGGCGGACGCGCTGGTCCTGCTCTATCCGGCCTTCGACCTCAGCGGGGGCTGGGGCGGCGGCATCGGGAGTTGCAAAAAAGCGGGCATGGATCCGCTGAAATTCTCCCCCGCCACCATGGCGGACGCCACCTTTCCGAAGACCCTCATCCTCGTCGGCAAGCTGGACCCCGTCTCACCTCCCGCCAGCAACACCGCCTTTCTCGGGCGCATGAAAAAAGCCGGCGTCTCCGTGGAGCTGCTCACCTACGCGGGCAAGGAGCACAAGTTGTTCGAGCGGCGGAAGACCGATCCCCATTTCCAGAGCTACCTCATCCACTCCAGCCGCTTCTTCCAGGAACTCGGCTGGCTGCCGCAGCGCCCGCTGCCGCCCCTGCCGGAAGTCGAGCATACGGTGGCGAAGTGA
- a CDS encoding FAD-dependent oxidoreductase has product MKPTGRAGALAALLFPLIHGALSAHPDEFDIVVYGGTSGGITAAVQAAKMGKKVVLVSPTAHLGGLTSSGLGWTDLGSTAILGGLSRDFYHRVYVHYSQQPNWTSIRNLSGQGTAAFNHTTQVASIFEPKVAEAVFNEMLSEWNVPVFTGLLDLDDGVVMDGLRITGLRMEGGETYRGKMFIDASYEGDVMAGAGVSWFIGREANAVYGEDNSGVQVGKGSHNFTNNLASISAYRIAGNPASGLLPGIEPSVATNGTADHRLQAYCFRMCLTDRADNRVMVAQPPGYDAANYELLLRAVEAGQGNNFFKLDLMPNRKTDSNNTGAVSTDYIGRNYGPGWNWATLNHAQRTALAKEHENWQRGLIWTLQNHPRVRARHPDGLYPTWGLPKDEFTDNGNWPYQLYVREARRMVSDYVMSTKNCRGTEVAPDSVGMAAYTMDSHHVQRYVNANGFVRNEGDVQDRTNGPYPISYRSIVPKQGECENLLVPWCLSSSHMAFGSIRMEPVFMGLGQSSATAASIAIDDGLTVQQVPYAKLVVKMRADRQALTTGSDGGAGTGTIVDNADDNAIKIGQWTESTSQSGYYGKDYLTDGNTGQGTKSVRFVPNLPASGSYTVYLRWPAQANRAKNVPVTVFHNGGSHFVRIDQEQNSNTWVSMGSFQFNAGSSNSGSLLIETTGADEYVIADAARWVMPGPDNIVSVTPLIPSTMRGGRVPAEFIVSRNGTLDAPLVVDLTRGGTASPAELSPSFPSSVTIPAGVGELVVPVGSPAVAVPSGERTVTVTINPSSGYFLGTDISATVKLVDPPFDAWRFSRFDAAQLADPQISGPGADPDGDGVANLVEFFSGAAGPDARPRLLSQDGKLYFLLRRHQRANGMKMEVWESDNLTGWQRVPALASPSLFQAAGDFRHIGIPVRGSDPFSDGKKFFQLRIGE; this is encoded by the coding sequence ATGAAACCCACCGGCCGGGCCGGGGCGCTCGCCGCGCTCCTGTTCCCGCTCATCCATGGTGCGCTTTCCGCGCATCCGGATGAGTTCGACATCGTCGTGTACGGAGGCACCTCCGGCGGCATCACCGCCGCGGTCCAGGCCGCGAAGATGGGGAAGAAGGTCGTGCTGGTTTCCCCCACCGCGCACCTCGGCGGCCTCACCTCCAGCGGCCTCGGCTGGACGGACCTGGGGAGCACGGCCATCCTCGGTGGCCTCAGCCGGGACTTCTACCACCGGGTGTACGTGCACTACTCCCAGCAGCCAAACTGGACCTCCATCCGGAACCTGAGCGGCCAGGGGACGGCGGCATTCAACCACACCACGCAGGTCGCCTCCATCTTCGAGCCGAAGGTGGCGGAGGCCGTGTTCAACGAGATGTTGTCGGAGTGGAACGTGCCCGTCTTCACCGGCCTGCTGGACCTGGATGACGGCGTGGTCATGGATGGCCTGCGCATCACCGGCCTCCGCATGGAGGGTGGGGAAACCTATCGCGGGAAGATGTTCATCGACGCATCCTACGAAGGGGACGTGATGGCCGGGGCGGGGGTGAGCTGGTTCATCGGCCGGGAGGCGAACGCGGTTTACGGGGAGGATAACAGCGGCGTGCAGGTGGGGAAAGGCAGCCACAACTTCACCAACAACCTCGCCAGCATCAGCGCCTACCGGATCGCCGGGAACCCCGCCAGCGGACTGCTGCCAGGCATCGAGCCATCCGTCGCCACGAACGGCACGGCGGACCACCGGCTGCAGGCGTATTGCTTCCGCATGTGCCTCACCGACCGCGCGGACAACCGCGTGATGGTGGCGCAGCCACCCGGGTATGACGCCGCCAACTACGAGTTGCTCCTGCGGGCCGTGGAGGCCGGGCAGGGCAACAATTTCTTCAAGCTGGACCTCATGCCCAACCGCAAGACGGACTCCAACAATACGGGTGCCGTCTCCACCGACTACATCGGGCGGAACTACGGGCCGGGCTGGAACTGGGCCACCCTGAACCACGCCCAGCGGACCGCGCTGGCGAAGGAGCATGAGAACTGGCAGCGCGGACTCATCTGGACGCTGCAGAACCACCCGCGGGTGCGCGCCCGCCACCCCGACGGTCTCTACCCCACCTGGGGCCTGCCGAAGGATGAGTTCACCGACAACGGCAACTGGCCCTACCAGCTCTACGTGCGCGAGGCGCGGCGGATGGTCTCCGACTACGTCATGAGCACGAAGAACTGCCGTGGCACGGAGGTCGCCCCGGACTCCGTCGGCATGGCCGCCTACACCATGGACTCCCACCATGTGCAGCGCTACGTGAACGCGAACGGTTTCGTCCGCAACGAGGGCGACGTCCAGGACCGCACCAACGGGCCCTACCCCATCTCCTACCGCTCCATCGTGCCGAAGCAGGGGGAGTGCGAGAACCTCCTCGTCCCCTGGTGCCTGTCCTCCTCCCACATGGCGTTCGGCTCCATCCGCATGGAGCCGGTGTTCATGGGGTTGGGCCAGTCCTCCGCCACCGCCGCATCCATCGCCATCGACGATGGCCTCACCGTCCAGCAGGTCCCCTACGCGAAGCTGGTGGTGAAGATGCGTGCGGACAGGCAGGCGCTCACCACCGGTTCCGACGGCGGCGCGGGCACCGGCACCATCGTTGACAACGCCGACGACAACGCGATCAAGATCGGCCAGTGGACGGAGAGCACCTCCCAGTCCGGCTACTATGGAAAGGACTACCTGACCGACGGCAACACCGGGCAGGGTACGAAATCCGTGCGCTTCGTCCCGAACCTGCCCGCCTCCGGGAGCTACACCGTCTATCTCCGCTGGCCCGCCCAGGCCAACCGGGCGAAGAACGTGCCCGTGACCGTCTTCCACAACGGCGGCAGCCATTTCGTCCGCATCGACCAGGAACAGAACAGCAACACCTGGGTGAGTATGGGGAGCTTCCAGTTCAATGCGGGCAGTTCGAATTCCGGCAGCCTCCTCATCGAGACCACCGGAGCCGATGAGTATGTCATCGCGGACGCCGCCCGCTGGGTGATGCCCGGCCCGGACAACATCGTCAGCGTCACCCCGCTCATCCCATCCACCATGCGCGGCGGGCGCGTCCCGGCGGAGTTCATCGTCTCCCGGAACGGCACGCTGGACGCTCCGCTGGTGGTGGACCTCACCCGGGGCGGCACGGCTTCCCCGGCGGAGTTGTCGCCGTCATTTCCCTCCTCCGTCACCATCCCGGCGGGCGTTGGGGAGCTGGTGGTGCCCGTTGGTTCCCCGGCGGTGGCGGTCCCCTCCGGGGAACGGACGGTCACCGTCACCATCAACCCTTCCTCCGGTTATTTCCTCGGCACGGACATCTCCGCCACCGTGAAGCTGGTGGACCCGCCGTTCGACGCATGGAGGTTCTCCCGGTTCGATGCCGCCCAACTGGCGGACCCGCAGATCTCCGGCCCCGGTGCGGACCCGGATGGCGACGGCGTGGCCAACCTGGTGGAGTTTTTCTCCGGCGCGGCAGGACCGGACGCCCGCCCCCGGCTGCTGTCCCAGGACGGGAAGCTCTATTTCCTCCTCCGCCGCCACCAGCGGGCCAACGGCATGAAGATGGAAGTTTGGGAGTCGGACAATCTCACCGGCTGGCAGCGCGTTCCCGCCCTGGCGTCGCCCTCCTTGTTCCAGGCCGCCGGAGATTTCCGCCACATCGGCATTCCCGTCCGTGGCTCCGACCCGTTCAGTGATGGAAAGAAATTTTTCCAGCTCCGTATCGGAGAGTAG
- a CDS encoding LL-diaminopimelate aminotransferase yields the protein MATINANFLKLKAGYLFPEIARRVKAYTEANPDKAARIIRCGIGDVTEALPSAVVKAMHEGVDELASRDSFKGYGPEQGYEFLRQAIVDNQFSGLGISADEVFISDGSKCDTGNILDIFGKGNVIAITDPVYPVYVDTNVMAGNTGDADDKGAYAGLLYLPCNAGNNFVADVPSEKADLIYLCFPNNPTGAVATRAQLEAWVAYAKKNDAIILFDAAYEAFIQDPAIPRSIFEIEGAKDVAIEFRSFSKNGGFTGVRCAYIVIPKTVSGKTDDGQRVPLHQLWSRRHSTKFNGASYPVQKAAAAVFSEEGKQQVNELISHYMGNAKLLREAAAAAGLPVFGGENAPYVWVGCPAGLTSWDMFDKMLGEAQVVITPGSGFGSAGEGYFRISAFNSRANVEEVCRRLKALVA from the coding sequence ATGGCAACCATCAATGCGAATTTCCTGAAACTGAAGGCGGGTTACCTTTTCCCCGAAATCGCCCGTCGGGTGAAGGCCTACACCGAGGCGAATCCGGACAAGGCGGCGCGGATCATCCGCTGCGGCATCGGTGACGTGACGGAGGCCCTCCCTTCCGCCGTCGTGAAGGCCATGCACGAAGGCGTGGATGAGCTTGCCAGCCGCGACTCCTTCAAAGGCTACGGCCCGGAGCAGGGCTACGAGTTCCTCCGCCAGGCCATCGTGGACAACCAGTTCTCCGGCCTCGGCATCTCCGCGGATGAGGTGTTCATTTCCGACGGCTCGAAGTGCGACACCGGCAACATCCTCGACATCTTTGGCAAGGGCAACGTCATCGCCATCACCGACCCGGTCTATCCGGTCTATGTCGATACCAACGTCATGGCCGGCAACACCGGCGACGCGGATGACAAGGGCGCCTACGCGGGCCTGCTCTACCTGCCGTGCAACGCGGGCAACAACTTCGTCGCGGACGTCCCCTCGGAGAAGGCGGACCTCATCTACCTCTGCTTCCCCAACAACCCGACCGGTGCCGTCGCGACCCGCGCGCAGCTCGAGGCATGGGTGGCCTACGCGAAGAAGAACGACGCCATCATCCTCTTCGACGCCGCCTATGAGGCGTTCATCCAGGACCCCGCCATCCCGCGTTCCATCTTCGAGATCGAAGGCGCGAAGGACGTCGCCATCGAGTTCCGTTCCTTCTCGAAAAACGGCGGCTTCACCGGCGTGCGCTGCGCCTACATCGTGATCCCGAAGACCGTTTCCGGAAAGACGGACGACGGCCAGCGCGTGCCGCTGCACCAGCTATGGTCCCGCCGCCACAGCACCAAGTTCAACGGTGCCAGCTACCCGGTCCAGAAGGCCGCCGCCGCCGTCTTCTCGGAAGAAGGCAAGCAGCAGGTCAACGAGCTGATCTCCCACTACATGGGCAACGCGAAACTCCTCCGCGAAGCCGCCGCCGCCGCAGGCCTGCCGGTCTTCGGTGGTGAGAACGCCCCGTATGTCTGGGTCGGCTGCCCCGCCGGTCTGACTTCCTGGGACATGTTCGACAAGATGCTCGGCGAGGCCCAGGTCGTCATCACCCCCGGCTCCGGCTTCGGCTCCGCCGGTGAGGGCTACTTCCGCATCTCCGCCTTCAACTCCCGTGCGAACGTGGAGGAAGTCTGCCGCAGGCTGAAGGCGCTGGTCGCCTGA
- a CDS encoding 2-enoyl thioester reductase domain-containing protein translates to MTESGTRLIFRTTGKPADVLELENFTPNEPAPGEVLVRMVAAPLNPADLNTIEGTYGVKPELPATPGIEGFGVVEDSAAEGFSAGDPVIFLKRSATWATHTTVPAATLFKLPAGIDPVQAAMLKVNPATAWRLLRGFGLVEDGEWIVQNAGNSAVGRCVIQLARDSGIRTVSFVRRPELVDELKTLGGDAVFTDDDAGRASARELLGGARAALAFNAVGGDSALGLLKLLREGASHITYGAMGRRPVTVPNGLLIFRDIAVRGLWITKWLEGASAEQIREVYGTLAEKVKAGGIVQKVDSLFSLGDFPKALSRLDEPGRDGKVLFSF, encoded by the coding sequence ATGACCGAAAGCGGCACACGCCTGATCTTCCGCACCACGGGAAAGCCCGCGGATGTCCTGGAGCTGGAGAATTTCACACCCAATGAACCCGCGCCCGGGGAGGTGCTCGTGCGCATGGTCGCCGCGCCGCTTAACCCGGCGGACCTCAACACCATCGAGGGCACCTACGGCGTGAAGCCGGAGCTGCCCGCCACACCCGGCATCGAGGGATTCGGCGTGGTGGAGGACAGCGCGGCGGAAGGTTTTTCCGCAGGGGACCCCGTCATTTTCCTGAAACGCTCCGCCACCTGGGCGACCCACACCACCGTCCCGGCGGCTACGCTTTTCAAGCTCCCGGCAGGCATCGATCCGGTGCAGGCGGCCATGCTCAAGGTGAACCCGGCGACCGCGTGGCGGCTGCTGCGCGGCTTCGGCCTGGTGGAGGATGGGGAATGGATCGTCCAGAACGCGGGGAACTCCGCCGTGGGGCGCTGCGTCATCCAGCTCGCGCGGGACTCCGGCATCCGCACGGTGTCCTTTGTCCGGCGGCCGGAGTTGGTGGACGAGCTGAAGACGCTCGGCGGGGATGCCGTTTTCACCGATGACGATGCGGGCCGCGCCTCCGCCCGCGAGCTGCTCGGCGGAGCACGCGCCGCGCTGGCCTTCAACGCCGTCGGCGGTGACAGTGCGCTGGGCCTGCTGAAGCTCCTGCGGGAGGGTGCCTCCCACATCACCTACGGCGCGATGGGGCGGCGTCCCGTCACCGTGCCCAACGGTCTCCTCATCTTCCGCGACATCGCCGTGCGCGGTCTGTGGATCACCAAGTGGCTGGAAGGCGCGTCCGCTGAGCAGATCCGGGAGGTCTATGGAACCCTGGCGGAGAAGGTGAAGGCGGGCGGCATCGTCCAGAAGGTCGATTCCCTTTTCTCCCTCGGGGATTTTCCGAAAGCCCTCTCCCGCCTGGACGAGCCCGGCCGCGACGGGAAGGTGCTGTTCTCGTTCTGA